One genomic segment of Occultella kanbiaonis includes these proteins:
- a CDS encoding alpha/beta hydrolase: MTTREKQGKTEGSVRPAWLAWTVRAVAAAGLIVVAWVFLTEWGAVTHGHPLYPVLLGLTVLGAALAMWRSWRPRAAQSGWRWAADLVLVVAAIGWVATIAWLRPFTAVEPALAAMNSDAQVTVTETATQIELNPTGDVSGTAVFFQPGARVEARAYAAILRPLAEAGYTVVIAKQPLGIAFLAAGAFDDARAAYPDAMRWVVGGHSLGGVVASSEADAADSDTTAPVAGLLLYASYPANDESTTLTAQVESISGSRDGLCTPEMIDAAKADLPQETNYTVIDGGVHAYFADYGPQPGDGTPTISQDDARQQISDATVRFVNSLTP, from the coding sequence ATGACCACCCGCGAAAAGCAAGGCAAGACCGAAGGCTCGGTCAGACCCGCCTGGCTGGCCTGGACGGTGCGCGCAGTCGCGGCCGCGGGCCTGATCGTCGTCGCCTGGGTCTTCCTTACCGAGTGGGGCGCTGTCACGCACGGCCACCCGCTCTACCCCGTCCTGCTCGGCCTCACAGTGCTGGGCGCCGCGCTTGCGATGTGGCGCAGCTGGCGTCCCCGTGCTGCGCAGTCGGGGTGGCGCTGGGCCGCGGACCTCGTGCTCGTCGTCGCCGCGATCGGGTGGGTCGCGACGATTGCCTGGCTGCGACCGTTCACCGCGGTCGAGCCGGCCCTCGCCGCGATGAACTCGGACGCCCAGGTCACGGTCACCGAGACCGCCACACAGATCGAGCTGAACCCCACGGGCGACGTCAGCGGCACGGCGGTGTTCTTCCAGCCGGGCGCCAGGGTCGAGGCCCGCGCCTACGCTGCGATCCTGCGACCCCTGGCCGAAGCCGGGTACACGGTCGTCATCGCCAAACAGCCCCTCGGCATCGCGTTCCTCGCTGCCGGAGCGTTCGACGACGCCCGGGCCGCCTACCCCGACGCAATGCGCTGGGTCGTCGGCGGCCACTCCCTCGGCGGGGTCGTCGCGTCCTCCGAGGCAGACGCCGCGGACTCCGACACCACCGCGCCCGTCGCTGGACTCCTGCTCTACGCCTCCTACCCTGCGAACGACGAAAGCACCACCCTCACCGCGCAGGTCGAATCCATCTCAGGCTCGCGAGACGGACTGTGCACCCCCGAGATGATCGACGCCGCCAAGGCCGACCTGCCCCAAGAGACCAACTACACCGTGATCGACGGAGGCGTCCACGCCTACTTCGCCGACTACGGCCCACAACCCGGCGACGGCACCCCCACGATCTCCCAAGACGACGCCCGGCAACAGATCTCCGACGCCACCGTCCGGTTCGTCAACAGCCTTACGCCTTAG
- a CDS encoding NAD(P)/FAD-dependent oxidoreductase has product MSEPGTRTEILVVGGGPVGLATAIEARLAGREVVVVEPRSGPVDKACGEGLMPGALAGLRRLGVDPAGHPLTGISYRDSHRHVDHLFVTGPGRGVRRTTLHADLYARCIELGATHVRARVDRIAQSPDGVRAAGIEARFLIACDGLHSTARRASGLAVVSRGRRDRRRFGLRRHFRVEAWTDLVEVHWGAGVEAYVTPVADDVVGVALLGPAGIDYTAALATFPEVWERVREAEPLGPVRGAGPLRQRSRRRALGRIRLVGDASGYVDALTGEGLRVGFAQARAAVATLDDDPRAYERAWTEATRDYRVLTSGLVGLATSPARAAIMPAAAGLPWLYGAIVERLAR; this is encoded by the coding sequence GTGAGCGAGCCGGGAACCCGCACGGAGATCCTCGTCGTCGGGGGTGGGCCAGTCGGACTTGCCACCGCGATCGAGGCCCGGCTCGCCGGCCGCGAGGTCGTCGTGGTGGAGCCACGTAGCGGCCCCGTCGACAAGGCGTGCGGCGAGGGTCTGATGCCCGGCGCCCTGGCCGGGCTGCGCCGACTCGGAGTCGATCCGGCCGGGCATCCTCTGACCGGGATCAGCTACCGGGACAGCCACCGGCATGTCGACCACCTCTTCGTGACCGGTCCCGGTCGGGGCGTTCGACGGACCACCCTGCACGCAGACCTGTACGCCCGCTGCATCGAACTCGGTGCGACGCATGTTCGGGCCCGGGTCGATCGGATCGCCCAGTCGCCCGACGGCGTACGGGCGGCCGGCATCGAGGCGCGGTTCCTGATCGCGTGCGACGGCCTGCACTCGACCGCCCGGCGCGCGTCGGGACTGGCAGTCGTGTCCCGAGGACGGCGAGACCGCCGCCGGTTCGGACTGCGCCGGCACTTCAGGGTGGAGGCTTGGACCGACCTCGTCGAGGTGCACTGGGGCGCCGGTGTGGAGGCGTACGTGACGCCCGTCGCCGATGACGTCGTAGGAGTGGCGTTGCTCGGCCCGGCGGGCATCGACTACACCGCCGCGCTCGCCACGTTCCCCGAGGTCTGGGAGCGGGTGCGCGAGGCGGAGCCGCTCGGTCCGGTTCGCGGCGCGGGCCCGCTGCGGCAGCGCTCCCGTCGCCGGGCCCTGGGCCGGATCCGGCTCGTCGGTGACGCGTCCGGCTATGTCGACGCGCTGACCGGTGAGGGCCTGCGCGTGGGCTTCGCCCAGGCACGCGCGGCCGTGGCCACGCTCGACGACGACCCACGAGCCTATGAACGTGCCTGGACCGAGGCCACCCGTGACTACCGTGTCCTGACCAGCGGCCTCGTGGGCTTGGCCACCTCACCCGCGCGGGCCGCGATCATGCCGGCGGCCGCGGGACTCCCGTGGTTGTACGGAGCGATCGTGGAGCGGCTCGCTCGCTAG
- a CDS encoding isoprenylcysteine carboxyl methyltransferase family protein has translation MSPAFILFVVVVAATALERLLELVVSARHASWAFGRGGVESGRGHFPAMVALHTGLLIACVAEVWFADRPFLPALGWTALVAVLASQALRWWCIATLGERWNTRIIVVPGLPLVVVGPYRWLRHPNYVAVVVEGLALPLIHTAWVTAAVFTVLNALLLLGFRIPAEERALAGATRTDGAATGRAGP, from the coding sequence GTGAGCCCGGCGTTCATCCTGTTCGTCGTGGTGGTCGCCGCGACAGCCCTGGAAAGACTCCTGGAGTTGGTTGTCTCGGCCCGGCACGCGAGCTGGGCGTTCGGTCGCGGCGGGGTGGAGAGCGGTCGCGGCCACTTCCCGGCCATGGTCGCCCTGCACACCGGGTTGCTGATCGCGTGCGTGGCCGAGGTGTGGTTCGCGGACCGTCCGTTCCTGCCGGCCCTCGGGTGGACGGCACTGGTGGCGGTGCTGGCGAGCCAGGCTCTGCGCTGGTGGTGCATCGCCACGCTGGGCGAGCGGTGGAACACCCGAATCATCGTCGTGCCCGGGCTTCCACTCGTCGTCGTCGGGCCATACCGCTGGCTGCGTCACCCGAACTACGTGGCGGTGGTCGTGGAGGGCCTTGCGCTCCCGCTGATCCACACCGCGTGGGTCACAGCCGCGGTCTTCACCGTGCTCAATGCGTTGCTGCTGCTGGGGTTCCGGATCCCGGCCGAGGAAAGAGCGCTCGCCGGCGCGACCCGGACAGACGGAGCGGCGACGGGGCGAGCGGGTCCGTGA
- a CDS encoding type III polyketide synthase produces the protein MSRLVAVGPALPGRAHPQQEIIDTIGPLLTSDPVRRAALTRLQRSSGVRTRHLALPLEQYAELTSFGRANDLFISEGTTLAEEACRTALSRAGIAAADVDFLLFTSVTGISAPSIDAALVGRLGLRNDVRRMPSFGLGCVAGAAGIARVHDYLAGHPDHVALLVSVELCSLTFQRGDDSTANLVSSALFGDGAAAVVLTGQNHPAGRVGQGGPDVLGSRSCLYPDTADDLGWHIKDTGFAIMLSAGLPQVISENLAGDVSILLAEHSLAREDVTTWIVHAGGPRIFDAVAAALDLHEGDLQVSRSSLAAVGNLSSSSVLHVLDETLKLDRPAPGSYGVLLAFGPGVCAELVLLRWGVPE, from the coding sequence ATGTCGCGCCTCGTTGCCGTCGGTCCCGCGCTTCCCGGTCGCGCGCACCCCCAGCAGGAGATCATCGACACGATCGGTCCGCTGCTCACCAGTGACCCGGTGCGGCGTGCCGCGCTGACCCGGCTGCAGCGCTCCAGTGGGGTTCGCACCCGACACTTGGCGCTCCCGCTCGAGCAGTACGCCGAACTGACATCGTTCGGCCGCGCCAACGATCTGTTCATCTCCGAGGGCACGACGCTCGCCGAGGAGGCGTGCCGGACGGCGCTGAGCCGCGCCGGGATCGCGGCCGCCGACGTCGACTTCCTCCTGTTCACATCGGTCACCGGCATCTCGGCACCGTCCATCGATGCCGCGCTGGTCGGCCGGCTCGGGCTGCGCAACGACGTCCGGCGGATGCCGTCGTTCGGTCTGGGCTGCGTGGCCGGGGCCGCCGGGATCGCGCGTGTGCATGACTACCTGGCCGGTCACCCGGACCACGTCGCCCTGTTGGTGTCGGTCGAGTTGTGCTCGCTCACGTTCCAGCGGGGCGACGACTCGACGGCGAACCTCGTCTCGAGCGCTCTCTTCGGGGATGGTGCCGCCGCCGTGGTGCTGACAGGGCAGAACCACCCGGCCGGTCGGGTCGGTCAGGGTGGGCCGGACGTGCTGGGCAGTCGCAGCTGCCTCTACCCGGATACCGCGGACGACCTCGGCTGGCACATCAAGGACACCGGCTTCGCCATCATGCTCTCCGCCGGGCTGCCGCAGGTGATCTCCGAGAATCTCGCCGGCGACGTGTCGATCCTGCTCGCCGAGCACTCGCTCGCCCGTGAGGATGTGACCACGTGGATCGTGCACGCGGGTGGGCCGCGCATCTTCGACGCGGTCGCCGCCGCGCTCGACCTGCACGAGGGTGACCTGCAGGTGAGCCGCTCGTCGCTCGCGGCGGTCGGTAACCTGTCCTCCTCGTCGGTGCTGCACGTCTTGGACGAGACACTCAAACTGGATCGTCCCGCTCCCGGCTCCTACGGGGTGCTGTTGGCGTTCGGGCCGGGCGTGTGCGCGGAACTGGTGCTGTTGCGGTGGGGGGTGCCGGAGTGA
- a CDS encoding UbiA family prenyltransferase, translating into MRSWTRIARGLGSASHPGPTVVVTLLAAAFAVGVGADPARAVLVTLAVLTGQLSVGWSNDWIDAERDTAVARDDKPVVAGLVSVRTLRRAALLAVSACVVLSLATGWVAGAVHLAAVASAWSYNLVLKATLLSWVPYAVSFGLLPVFVVLASIPGASTAPWAVIATSLLGVGAHVANTLPDLEDDRRTGIRGLPHRVGRAAASLLAPMVLMLATVIVVLGPDRPPGPAVWIGGIIALVLAASAGVVARSRTRSRLPFALSMAVAAVCVVLLVLAAPEVAVPG; encoded by the coding sequence GTGAGGTCTTGGACCCGCATCGCCCGTGGACTGGGCTCCGCCAGCCATCCGGGCCCGACTGTGGTCGTGACCCTGCTCGCCGCGGCGTTCGCCGTCGGTGTCGGGGCGGATCCAGCACGGGCCGTCCTGGTCACCCTGGCCGTGCTCACCGGGCAGCTCTCGGTCGGATGGTCCAATGACTGGATCGATGCCGAGCGCGACACCGCGGTCGCCCGTGATGACAAGCCCGTCGTCGCGGGCCTGGTGTCGGTCAGGACCCTTCGCCGCGCCGCGCTGCTGGCGGTGTCCGCGTGTGTCGTCCTGTCCTTGGCCACAGGCTGGGTCGCCGGCGCGGTGCACCTGGCCGCGGTGGCCAGTGCGTGGTCGTACAACCTCGTCCTCAAGGCCACCCTGCTCTCCTGGGTGCCCTACGCCGTCTCGTTCGGCCTGCTGCCCGTCTTCGTCGTGCTGGCCTCAATCCCTGGCGCATCGACCGCCCCGTGGGCGGTCATCGCGACGTCCTTGCTCGGTGTCGGCGCGCACGTGGCGAACACGCTGCCCGATCTGGAGGACGACCGCCGAACCGGTATCCGCGGCCTGCCGCACCGGGTCGGGCGAGCCGCGGCGAGTCTGCTGGCGCCGATGGTGCTCATGCTGGCGACGGTCATCGTCGTCCTGGGACCCGACCGACCACCCGGACCGGCCGTCTGGATCGGAGGCATCATCGCCCTCGTCCTGGCCGCCTCCGCCGGGGTCGTGGCCAGGAGCCGGACGCGCAGCCGGCTGCCGTTCGCGCTGAGCATGGCGGTGGCTGCGGTCTGCGTCGTGCTGCTCGTGCTGGCCGCACCCGAAGTCGCGGTGCCCGGGTGA